Part of the Pelmatolapia mariae isolate MD_Pm_ZW linkage group LG3_W, Pm_UMD_F_2, whole genome shotgun sequence genome is shown below.
gctctgagtcagctttgggccatcagacgcacacactggaaaaccagcgcccgtacttcatgcaggagagacggcctcagtgatggactctgcatcctctactttacctcctaatctctttctctttaacacacaattacaatcactccaaaagagtgtaaacttactgaggaagtctctaacttgtacacatttgtacttttacttgttttatgagttatttttaagaagagtaaagttattcacataaagttgttattcttctgtatttattcttttgtatcatgtactacagtcatactgaactttacagacctggtgaattggagaaaacaaagatcacacacacacacacacatatatatatcattcagcttcagcagtatttctattcatcttatgaattccagtccaatgtcaattcactgagttcagttttggtcttaaactccagagaataccacctggttTAACAATcttttttatctgattatttgcaaaatgttttcttctgagagatgctcctgaggctgaaattgagcccagagaaacaacaacaaagtttagttcctctggattttccatggaaaattgttttatcactcatccaggtgacttctccagtgtcacggatgagtgatgaatgtatctcccactggaaaccattgtgtccagttaaagtcattcgttttttttaaggagagttgttagatgctgtgctcatgaggacaatgagttttaacttgcagcacaacacaaagctgctatactggatcaacgatcaaaacacttaattgagcagaattaagtcaaaatgtaatatcctcatatgacacatcacacatgacccagcattgttctaagaatgcaaactttcttattggaagtttccacagctgccagaaagggacagatttctggctggtcttaatgagtggtcgttgctctctcgttttctctggaattgctgcacggaggatgtaacaccaatgataagcgctgaggtgtgtgtccttgtcaggAATTAGCCATCCTCAGCTTTCTGGGaaggaaaagtggaaccagaagatattcaaatgcatctcttcacagctgctgatgaattctacaaaaaacaaagtttgttaaaaacatttgcaggtgaatcaccactgatttatcactgacatccatttactcaaaaattactgacaagtggacaactagaatatatagtttataatttcaacaatgtcctgtacaaaatgaactatatatgacaaatgtggtgtggtgcttgtggaatttttaacaaggaccctacaaaactttacaaTACTCATGCTGCCCAACTTTGgacagctaggtgtgcagttcctgctttaaatgcattcacttttaagattaaggaatctaagtgataagaggccagaaatgtttgaactcgcttatgaacctaaatcactgaggccgtctctcctgcatgaagtccaggtgctggttttccagtgtgtgcatctgatggcctaaagctgactcaaagctgtaacaccatcaatggctgcagtatggaacagatgtgggtgcgtcctcatctcccagaggagtccaaatcgtcatcaaacagccctacagacacaaaaacgtgaaaatataaacaaccagactatcagcagtgatttaactactttaagacctctgtgaaaatcatttacagtatatatcacagaatttaaggcctttataatcacagagcatacagagaaaagtactaaactgaatcaattttgattcagtttgatcaggattttgaactgcagtttattaaatcaatttcaattactgtaggttcagtgaatgcttaaattgcactgattagaatatactggacattcaaagctaagattcagcgcactgtgttagaggttgggatttgatgaattcatcatatatacaacctttgatcatcatttatgtccagttgagaatgaatctgtgcactcacatattaaatgaactgaaatcagtagtgtgatctccagtcttgatataaggaatgagagaactgacagctgttattttaatcagcctgtctcagttgttttaactctaagtatcacaaagtaatgtggtaacatctggactgacgagtttactgtcagcattttaatcgctagtttaaaggctgtaggttgcagccattgctctaacactgtataaatgtaacaggcctcagtgctggttctaacagtctgagctgcttccagctttatttgtgaagagcacagcagcttacaaaacacgcagctagctcgtacagctgcgacgtaaaactttcataaactaagatgtccttaaaataacggggctacgtgcggtgatgctagcgttagccacgttagcacgttaccttcaacaggtggtcagactgcgtaaacaggcactcagtcagaggttgcgctctccgtttcgctgcagggtcccttcattcttcacatatccgtgtcgagccgagtgtaaatcccgaggctgaacggcctttgtacaagcacacacgcttcttagcagggcgaagctatgagctagaaaaatccaggctggcagacagcctgtgtctgaccaaccaatcagagagctccttgcatcccacggtgtggctaatttgaatagcctccagcaagttgttaatcgaagagctaatccagcagctaatccaggagctaatcccggagcgaacaggaaagggaaatggattttgaactgcagtttattaaattgcaggtggaaaagggattttgaactgcagtttattaaattgcaggtggaaaagggattttgaactgcagtttattaaattgcaggtggaaaagggattttgaactgcagtttattaaattgcaggtggaaaaaggattttgaactgcagtttattaaattgcaggtggaaaaaggattttgaactgcagtttattaaattgcaggtggaaaaggattttgaactgcagtttattaaattgcaggtggaaaaaggattttgaactgcagtttattaaattgcaggtggaaaaaggattttaaaatgcagtttattaaagtgcaattggaaaaaggattttgaaatgcaattggaaaaaggattttgaaatgcagtttattaaattggaattcaaaaatgaatttacaattgcagaatttattctacaattcattattaaagcacagaaatttttatttcgatgcgcgtggctcttgtggtcctccatagaaCTGtgccacacacgcacacacacacacacacacacacacacacacacacacacacacacacacacacacacacacacacctaactGATATAGTgttaaccatcaaaaatgaatgcttaACCCAAATCCcagacactaaaaccacatttttaatctcaaaaatgccttaaaactcgtggggaccggtCCTTACAAAGATATCTAAACATCGTACACACACGCGCGTCAAATCACAGTAAATCACTCTCTCAGATGTAGTCAGAGTCTTCTATCTACAAGCCTATGAAACTGTTGTGCGTCCTTTGGAGGAGCAGCTGCGATCACCGTGTTCCTGTTGTGTTCCTCTGACATCTCGTTCCCTTTAATCATTGACAACATGTTACTGTAAAACATTAACAATGATACACCGTTTTCAAATATGTATCTGCCCACATCTAAAGAAGAGCTCTGCACGTCCTTCATAAGTGATAATAACTTCATTTATAGAGAACCTTTCAAAACTCAGAGTTACAAAGTGCTTCATAGTTCAAATTAAAGCCTCACATTGAAGATGAATGTACATGTTAAGaacatacagacacaaacagtcacatgatcagtcacatgatcagtCACAGACAGACTATTAACCTATAAAATGAGTTTTCAGCAGTGCTGTTAAACAAATCagtgaaatgagagtgagtgtgatgaagagctgaagaagaaacagacaGCAGACACAATGATGACGAACTGTTACCGATTTATTTGATTTCAGTCACATGTTCACCAAATACTGATGTTATTCAAGAACATGGAACAACAACAGTAAACTCTGTGGATCATGTTAATATCTATGAAACAAAACACTCAAGTTTTTAAACAGGTCATTTGGTTCAAATGTTTGAAAACGtcatcaaatgcaaacatgaaaCGACACATGACAACAATAAATACATAACttatattaattaaataataggaCGAGGTATTAGatgtaaaaacaagaaaacacacaaattgtAACAAAATGTCAAGAAGAGGCTTGAAAATCAAAGAATCCAAGAAACTCTTTCAGgtcatatttaaatgtttttattctcaTGATGAAGTTTAAGCTTGTTTCATCACACACTCATCTGTCTGTGAGCGAAACACTGACTTTGGCTTAAAGGCAGTGAAAGCACAAAGTCACAAATCAGACTATGACGTTAAAGTCTGAACATCGAGTCCCAACCAGCAGGAAGTTTCacagtaaatgtaataaattagtTGTAGCTTTAAAAACCTAgagtataaatcagcttttttctgtttataaaGTGCAGCAGTTACTTAAAGTGTTCAGCTTGTTTCTCTGAGACATTAAAGATGGTAGAAAAAGTCTACAAACATGTGAAGTAAgaaaaacagtcagagctcACAAACTGTACTAACAAAGTTTGCATTCATACAGTGAggtcagtaaaacaaaggagtgCTTAATGTGAGCTCCATAAATCCTGTTCCTGTTATTTCAAAGTCTGCAGGCGAGtttccatcacagtgttcaggTGATCTTTTATTTCCATATTTCCACATTATCTGTGTCACAAATGTGACAAATTTCCTTTAATGCTATGAAAATCCTTCCAACCCTGCTGAGGTTTGACAATGCTCTATGTCAGTCCAGCACAGTGATGATCAGGGAGGAATTAAACCCTTTAATTTGTCCATCAGAGACACTTTGAGGTGTCACTGAAAGATTTAAGTGCACCTTAACCAGTGAGGTAAAGACTAAATAAATATTCATTAAACACGCTGACAGTGAGGCAGAGGAGTGTTTCTTCTCCAGGCTGAACTTCACAGTTTTGTATTGAAGGAGGAAATCCATCAGTTTCACTGCTTGTTTCCAAGCAGATCCTCcagagtctgacagcagccACTCTGACTGAAGACTTCTTTAAGAAATATTTCCTGTTTAGATCCTCTGATCTTCcactctctgttttcttttatgaCACTTTCTTTGTGTGAAAATGAGCTCGATAAATAAGCTGGATGAGGCTCGAGTCTTCAGCTGGGGTCAAAGTTCAAATCAGGCTCACATCCTTTTGTAGGAGTGACCTTATGATGATCTCAGTGCTGCTGGGTCGAGTGTCACCATGTGGATGCTGGTTTAAATCCCCAATTTGACTGAAGATCTACACTTCTAGACTTGCAGtggttgtttttgtgtcttaTCCTTTTGATGCTTCTGCTGAAAGAAGTTGAATAATGAGTCAGTCTGAGAGCACAAGAAGGAacaacatgtttgtgtttgtttgtttgtttcttacttttagtttctgaaaaatgCGGTGAGAGAAATATGCAGCAAAACCAGCGAGAGCCAAAACTAATAATAAGGTGACGACAACGACGACCACAGCAACCCTGGATCGACCTGCTGATGTAGAAAAGACAAGAAGGTcagcacaaatacacaaaacccCAAACAGGAATGATGCAGAGAAAAAAGTTGGACTGTTTTCTCACCATTTGTTGGAGTCGTGTCCTGAGGATCTGGAGTTTGGAAGTTTCTGGGATGTAGTGGTGCCATTGTTGAGGTTTTTGCAACATTTGGATCTaaaagatgcaaaaaaaaaaaaagaaaaaaaaaagaaacagtagaGTTATAATCTGCTAGTAAAATTGAGACAGAAATTTTGTAACGgtacagaaaaaacacacaaaacaagtaTCAGAGTGTTTGAATTTTAGTTTGGAACCACAAACATCGCCAAAACAAATCTTCTCACCGACTACAAGTTCAACAACAGCAGCTTTCACTCGGCTCTGCAGCTTGGGGATGAAACATCTGTATCTGCCGTTGTCTTCCTCCGACACGTTCAGGATTTTCAGTGAAATGTTCCCGTGTTTCATGTCGTCCATGAACAGCTCCGTCCTCCTGAAGTACGAGGCCATCTTCATGTCGGGGACCTCCTTCCTGTCCCTGTACAGGTGAACGTACTCCACTCGGCTCAGCCGGTCCGACGGGTCGGGCTTCAGGTCGGGTTTGGACCACTCCACCGTCAGACCCTGGACATTGAACATGGGCTCCAGGTGGCACGGCAGGATGACATCATCACCCGGAGCGGCAATGATTGGAAGACTTGAACCAATCACCAGAACCTCACCTGGAAACAGATGGAAAATTAATTCTCCTGAACTCCCACCCCTATGGAGTTACACACTGAAGACCTGAAGATCATTAAGAGCCCCATGAGCCTCTGTGGAGCCACTTTGGAAAAAAATCTCTaaattttcaaatgaaaaaactgTACAGCTATTCTCAACATTAAAGTTATAAAGTTAATAATAGATAAAAAGTAGAGATAAAAGAACTTAAAGTGGAATAACTGAAGTCAAATCCATCAGTAGTTTCTTAGTCATCCAGCTCATGACGGTCTTTAAACTACCAGGACCTCAGATTTTGCAGCACAGCTGAGAATATTTCAACCCTGGACCAACTAACTATGAATACTTCACATTATAAATCATGACATAGTCCCCTCCCATTAAGTACATAAGATGCTATTGGAAGTTAAATGTATCTATGGTACTGCATTTGCTTAGCATCATGTCAGAGTTTGCAGCATTGCTGAGAATAGTTTAGCTGCAATGTCTTCCTTAAATATGAACATGCACACATCGCAATCATAGCTTCCGATAACATTTGACTACGATCACACTTCACATGTGTGAAGATAGTCTCAGAACTGAACAGAAAAAGGTCATTATCAGCGTCTGCCTATGGATCGTCACACATTCACTGACGGCTGCCATCAGTGCCACATATGAACGACAAAGTTCTAACAGTGAATTCAGCTTGATCCAAATTtcaaaaagttacattttagcTTTAAGCTGAAAGCAGAGTTGAAGTAAAACATCGGTTTACCTTGAACAGGTGCGATTAAGAAAGCCGAGCACAGGATTAAAGTCCAGAGTGGAAAAGTGTAAGAAGACGAGCTGAGCCGGGACATAATAACAAGCGCAGAGACCGACAGGGCGACTCGGACTTCCTCCGCTCCTTAACGCGACTGCTGAGTGGCTGTCAGGGAGACGCTCTTATTAAGACGTCAAACGTAATTTTTTCCGTGATGTGATCATTTCCGTGGGGCGTGTCATTGGTCGTCATGACGACACAACAACAAATGAGGTTTACTAAGTTTGCGCCTCGTGtcatgaaacatgaaaatttTGCAGTTTTGTACACAAGCAGACaaggaagcaaacaaacaaatgtatcagtatctctgatttaaaaaaacaacttctgaATGTTGCCCGTCTCTCTCCCCTTCAGTTTCAGgattattataaatataaaacattattaGTGTAACAAAGTTTACaatgtttattttacaaaataaaatgtaataaatatttaCCCTTGTTTTGCAgacaatcacatttttttaactaATAAAGCCTTACAAATGTATGTAAAAATACTTATAGATGTTTGTCTCAGTTCCAAATAATATGGATCAACATTCAGAAATAAAAGTGATATTCTGTAtcaaaaaatgtgatttttcttcttcttcttttttttcttttttacaaattATGGATTTGAACTAACGTGCCATAAAAACAccccatcatttttcttttggtaAACAAAATCACACATGTGTGCAGTGTAAAACCCTTTTGTCAGgaatcaaataaagaaaacaggaTGTTCCTGCAGGTGGGGGATGCCGATGCTGTAACAGCTGTGCTTGTTGTGTTTCCGTGCGAATAGCCTGTCAAACGTTCCATCTTTCCATAAGTAAGGAAACACATGATGATAAgctattctgtttttttcttgtttttattttaaatggatCTTTTTGTCATTGCATTCATTGTTTATCAGCTGGTCGACCTTGTAAATGTCCCTGCTGATATCTTTTTGGGCTCCTGCCTTGAAATGTTTAAAACCCTTTAAACATTTCAAGGCAGTGTATACAACATCATATATACACTGCAGCTTGGACTGCATCTAGAGTTGAGGACCAGTCCTAAAGAGGTGACTTTTGAATATAAGGGTCAAGTCATACAATCAAGGGACAAAGAGAAGAGGTCGGGGTGTTGTAGGTTCACCGTACTTTGGCTTGAAATGTTTAAAACCCTTTAAACATTTCAAGGGTTGATTTAGTTAGGAGTTTGAAGTGGTTGAAAAGCTTCAGCAGGGCTGGATCTACTTTGCCAAACTCAGGTGGGTAACTTGGGTTGGACATGATCAGATGAGTTATAAACTGCAGGTTGCTGGTTTGAGTCTGTATTGAGATGCTGACGTCTCTCacataataataagaaaaacaaacacttttactaaactcatattaaaaatattgatTTGTTACAGTTCTGCattttacagtggcttgcagaaGTATTTggccccttgaacttttccacattttgtcacattacagccacaaacatgaatcaatttgattggaattccacgtgaaagacaaatacaaagtggtgtacacgtgagaagtggaacgaaaatcatacatgatccaaacattttctacaaatatataactgcaaagtgggatgtgcgtaattattcagccccctgagtcaatactttgtagaaccaccttttgctgcaattacagctgccagtcttttagggtatgtctctaccagctttgcacatctagagactgaaatccttgcccattcttctttgcaaaacagctccagctcagtcagattagatggacagcgtttgtgaacagcagttttcagatcttgccacagattctcgattggatttagatctggactttgactgggccattctaacacatggatatgttttgttttaaaccgtTCCATTggtgccctggctttatgtttagggtcgttgtcctgctggaaggtgaacctccgccccagtctcaagtcttttgcagactccaagaggttttcttccaagattgccctgtatttggctccatccatcttcccatcaactctgaccagcttccctgtccctgctgaagagaagcacccccagagcatgatgcttcCACCACCATAtctgacagtggggatggtgtgttcagagtgatgtgcagtgttagttttctgccacacatagcgttttgcattttggccaaaaagttccattttggtctcatctgaccagagcaccttcttccacatgtttgctgtgtcccccacatggcttgtggcaaactgcaaacaggacttcttatggttttctgttaacaatggctttcttcttgccacttttcaataaaggccaactttgtgcagtgcacgactaatagtatatggacagattcccccacctgagctgtagatctctgcagctcgtccagagtcaccatgggtctcttggctgcatttctgatcagcgctctccttgttcggcctgtgagtttaggtggacggccttgtcttgctAGGTttagttgtgccatactccttccatttctgaatgatggcttgaacagtgctccgtgggatgttcaaggcttggaaatctttttgtagcctaagcctgctttaaatttctcaataactttatccctgaccaacctctgaggccgtcacagaccagctgtatttgtactgacattagattacacacaggtgcactctatttagtcattagcactcatcaggcgaTGGCTATGGGTAACtaactgcactcagaccaaagggggctgaataattacgcacaccccactttgcagttctgtatttgtaaaaaatgtttggaatcatgtatgattttctttccacttctcacgtgtacaccactttgttttggtctttcacgtggaattccaataaaattgattcatgtttgtggctgtaatgtgacaaaatgtggcaaagttcaagggggccgaatacttttgcaagccactgtagcaGTACAATGAAGTTTTTTTTGAAGCTGAAGAACAGCTGGAATCAACATCCGCACATAGCACACATTTGAGGGATGGTGCTGTTACATTGTTCAAAATCAACGCAAGATGTCAACAGGTATTAGCAAAGGAAAACACACTGAGGAATGCTGAAAAAACTCAAATAACCCGAAAGAAGATCAGCAGCATGATACAATTCAGAGCACAGATAAACAACCAGGTAACCAGGTTAAATCTTCCTGAAATTGTTGTAAAAATCTTTTGGTGGTGAGCACCTAAAATCAAACAAGTTAAAAATCGCCTCAAATTCACTCAGCTATCTACCATCAGCCCGAGCCATGACTCCACAATTCACATTGACACATTTTTTAATCTCTCAGTCTACAAaaatacttaatatattgttTACTCAATACTGAATATAACACTGTcaaatttgtgttgttttttttaacgtaTGCATATTAGTGTAGATTTTGGCGTATCATAAGAGGGACATGGGGGAGGCTTGTGTCAGGAAGGACACTTGGCATTATTTCGGCATGTTGTTGAAAGTTGTCCGAGCGTTTGTCCCACAGGTTGGATGTCAGTTAGAAGAGGAAATGAAGGGAGATCCAAGGAGTTGATGGTGGAAGCTGAGGAGAGAAGAATATTTCATAGAGTTCAGATAAGAGCTGAGAAAGGCTCTGGGTGGTAGGGAAGAGTTATCAGATGAATGGGAAAAGTAAAGCCATAGTGCTGATGGAAACTCTGGACAGAGGAAAGAAGACACTGAAAGTTTGCTGTGGAATGAGGAAGTACGGGAAAATATTCAAAGAAAGAGGTTAGATAAGAAAAAGTGGGATAACCAGGCAGATGAAAAAAGCAGAGTGTAGCACTGATAAGACACACAGCAAAGAGAGAGGGGGTAAAGGAAAAGGCTGATAGAGGGCTGTATGTAAGAAAAGGATAGATTATATTACAGATATTTGGCAtccagactggagcagacagggatcaaaccaccaacctttcaaGTAGTAGgttcaaaataaatgtaataaattagtCATTCCTTTTAAACTTAAACCCATTTCCAAGGTGAAAAACAGTCACTACAGAAtatcttttaaatacaagtgTGGTTAAATGAAGGAATGACTGTATTAGTGCACATATATTTGATGAAGTGCTGGAGTTAATTAACACAGTGCAGGAGGTCTTTCTGTATTTCAAGTACTCAACTTATAGTTCAGTTTATCTGAGACATTAAAGAtggtagaaaaaacaaaagaaataaaaaacatggGACGTAAGAAAAACAATCAGATCTGATCAAATGAACTACCAAAGTCTGCATTTCCACAATACagtcaataaaacaaaagacgTCTCTATGTGAACTCCATAAATCTGGTTTTTGTCACTTGAAAGCTGCTGTTGCTTTTGAAATCTTCATAATATCCACACGGTGTGATCTGTAGTGGACGCTGGGATCATCCTGGACAACCTTCCAAACcaaactgcctttcagcagGTGATGCACATCAGCCAGCACTTGATCACAGCTAAAGCTggaaaatatgtatttaaataaataaataaataaatgaataaataaataaataaatcaaatgctATTAGCTACTGGAGCTACGTAATGAGACCACATGTTAAAGATATCTTGAAACCAGCTGATCGTTCCGCATTTAACAATTTCCAGTAACTCTAGAAATAATTGCAAGAAAACTAAGTATAATGGTTTAACTGTAACCTGACATTTCAAACTGGGGAGGGAGGGGTTTTTCCACTGACCAGAGCTCTTTATGATCACCAGGAAGCACATTTGgaatttatttttaaccttGAATAAACCCTTCAGTGTTTTCCACAGTGAGATGGTTTAACAAAAGTGAGTCGATGTGGGAAACAATCACACTTTGGAAACAAAATTACCTCATAGGTCACATTTAAATCCAAGAAACATTGCTTCATTGCATCCCAACCCGCTTACATTCAAAACTTCTCTGTTATTCATTTGatctaaatataaaattagTTTAGTGTTATGTTTTCCTAAGAGTAGTACAACgctttatttcagatttttttttaggcTCTATAAGTGTACTTCACTCAGGTGTTGAGGTGAGGCGCCAAGATTCAAACCCCAGGCAGACTCACATCCTTTTGTAGGAGTGACCTTATGATGATCTCAGTGCTGCTGGACCCGAGTGTCTCCCTGTGGTTGATGGTTTGAATTCCCAACCTGGCTGAAGATCCAGGGGAGATAAAGCTCTAATGCTCTCAGCTCCATTAACACCAGCGTTCCTAACAATGCCAATGCCAGGTTACTGTTATCTTTGCGTCTCA
Proteins encoded:
- the LOC134617147 gene encoding myelin-oligodendrocyte glycoprotein-like isoform X1, coding for MSRLSSSSYTFPLWTLILCSAFLIAPVQGEVLVIGSSLPIIAAPGDDVILPCHLEPMFNVQGLTVEWSKPDLKPDPSDRLSRVEYVHLYRDRKEVPDMKMASYFRRTELFMDDMKHGNISLKILNVSEEDNGRYRCFIPKLQSRVKAAVVELVVDPNVAKTSTMAPLHPRNFQTPDPQDTTPTNAGRSRVAVVVVVVTLLLVLALAGFAAYFSHRIFQKLKQKHQKDKTQKQPLQV
- the LOC134617147 gene encoding myelin-oligodendrocyte glycoprotein-like isoform X3; this encodes MSRLSSSSYTFPLWTLILCSAFLIAPVQGEVLVIGSSLPIIAAPGDDVILPCHLEPMFNVQGLTVEWSKPDLKPDPSDRLSRVEYVHLYRDRKEVPDMKMASYFRRTELFMDDMKHGNISLKILNVSEEDNGRYRCFIPKLQSRVKAAVVELVVDPNVAKTSTMAPLHPRNFQTPDPQDTTPTNGRSRVAVVVVVVTLLLVLALAGFAAYFSHRIFQKLKQKHQKDKTQKQPLQV
- the LOC134617147 gene encoding myelin-oligodendrocyte glycoprotein-like isoform X2; this encodes MSRLSSSSYTFPLWTLILCSAFLIAPVQGEVLVIGSSLPIIAAPGDDVILPCHLEPMFNVQGLTVEWSKPDLKPDPSDRLSRVEYVHLYRDRKEVPDMKMASYFRRTELFMDDMKHGNISLKILNVSEEDNGRYRCFIPKLQSRVKAAVVELVVDPNVAKTSTMAPLHPRNFQTPDPQDTTPTNAGRSRVAVVVVVVTLLLVLALAGFAAYFSHRIFQKLKKHQKDKTQKQPLQV